The Megalops cyprinoides isolate fMegCyp1 chromosome 25, fMegCyp1.pri, whole genome shotgun sequence nucleotide sequence CGGCCCTGACCCCGCCCAACGGGGCGGTGCAGCTCCTCCTGACCACGCCCGTGTACGCGGCCATGCCTTCACTGCAACATCTCTGCCGCATCTCCATCAACAAGGTGACCAGACAGGTTCAGGACCTGCCCCTGCCGAACAGGCTCAAGGATTACCTGTCGGACTACGCCTACCATGTCTGACGCGGAGCGCCCCCCGATGGACCGGAGTCCTCCGAACCTTTCCTCCCGTCGCGACACGGGAATTTGACACTGCGCACGTGACGTTTTAAGAGCtcgcaatttttttttttttaattattattattattttttttggtacTGTAAgcagaaaatggaaatgtttttcagtccaTTTCATGATGATGCAAGTGCATTTATAAAATTAACCCAAGCAATAttcaaaaaaatgttcctgttctgtctcctcatctctccctctctgtcttcttttCCATCCTTACGTTTTCTTCCAAGACATCAAAAGTTGCACGTCCAAAGAGGTATTGAAAGTTGCAGATTTTCAGATGTGAgatgcagtaccagtcaaaagtcttGACACAAATTTTAttccttatttttattattttccacattttagaataatagtaaatacaaaactatgaaataacacaaatggaaatgcagtgaccaaaaattgtcaaacaaagcaaatataaaatcttatatttgatattttcttcaaagtacccaaaaaaattttaaatgctttttttgggaaagaaattcatacacagggATGAACATCACCATTTATactgaaacaaatttcaagcatttaagcataagtctttagatcaaaatgtctctgagtacatgtttcccattatcttaatcacaTGTGTCCTAACCTTGGACTGGTACTGTCAATGATCAGCTTTGACATGGTTTTGGTTCTGGTTTTAGACCCCAGCTGCTAAACTTCAATAAACTCCTGGAAGTTTCAtacttcagcttcagcttcaacACTTCAACTTCGCCACTGTTTCTCAGAactaaacataaaaaaacagtgacGTATTGACACGTCCTGTGTTTTGTTCACTTGGAAAGGTCAACGAGTAGTTGGTGGTTTCGCACCAGAGATAATGTTTGGTTTGATACATCGAGCATCGATATAGAATTACAAGAGTGAACAATTACCGACTGCATGTTCTATTGGATTTTCTttcagctgcattctggatgaatGTAAGGAGGCATTTCTACCCTTTCTGGCCTCTCCTGTAGGTAAAGAATTGTTATAGAACAATTCTACAATCTTGCCAATCCTTTATCATCGGTACCAATCATTGGTATCAAGCAGAAACGCCATATAATACTTCAGAGTGTGTGCTTGTCGTGTTCTTCTGaatgcatttcctgtgtttaatatccacttgattttttttcccagaaaccAATGATGAATTTAATTCATtgtgagcagcagcagaaattAAATGGTAATTGGATGTgtgtaattaaatattcatctttGGACAGTTAGGTTTAGatatgttttttaataatattattttaaaaaaacaggccaATGCATGCTTGATCATTAGAGGAATCTTAGGGTTGTTTCAGTATTAATAGAATTCCTTTACTTTTACGATTCAGTTTTTTTCCGTCACCCCTGTTTTATGACTCCtgaatatataattttttttcttgtgaccTGAGGAATCCACCCTGTAAATGGTTATGTCCCTCACCCATCTACTGACTGGACTATGGCATCCACAGTAACAACACGTTACCACTAGAGGCAGCAGAGGGTGAACGGTTTTCACAGACCACACCCCCAAAAAGAGATGAGGTCCAGTAGGTCTCCTGATAGCGTCAGCTAATGACGGAACACAGTTTTATAGCACCTTTcaagtgctttacagtgaagaGGAATATGGCTCATGTCAAACATCAGTCATCATGTAGTGCCCACATGGGTGATCCGCGGCAGCTATTTTTGAGCCAACACCACTCTCCACTTGTCATCGGGGGCTGAAGAGGGAATGAATTCTTTTTCCAGTCAACCTGGGGGATTATGAGGTGGCCAAACTGAAAGAGCTGCCCGATAGGCAATTTTCCAGACAGCCCCTTGATATTGGAATAAGTGCCATGGGGTCCTCGTTGACCTCGGTGAGTCAGGACTTAAGTGTTTCAACTGAAAGATGGGACATTGTGACAAGCAGCAGTGACGAAAAGCTGTGGCCAGACACCTCAGCTGAGGGAAgacacctcctcctctgtcttgcGGTCCTATTTCTTGCTGCCATTGTCAAATAAAGTGTTGGCAGGCTGTAATTAACATACACAGGAGACAGGCGCAATGATTGCAAGAAAGGATGCCAAATTAGCACCTGTTAGCTGTAAACCTGGGATCCCATTCCCCAGGCCACCTGCTAGGTTAAGACCAGTATATTGAAATTGATACGCGCTATTACCGGTAACAAGAGGAGGGAGATCGGGGGTGGTCAGATGCAGGAGAGTTTGAGTAGACTGAGGATCATCTAAGCGGCAGCGTTCTGAATGGGCTGCAGGGGTCTGATTGCACAAGCAGGGAGGCCAGCAAGGAGGGCATTGctcggcaccaggagaaaatacagaggggcgcaattgcaatccacgggggtgcacaaaaaagtcataaatactatgaggacattgggatataaggagacatAGTCCCGGGTCTGGTTTAGAATTTGCAGACCCTACTGACCACTGCTAAGTGATCCTAAACTGGTGTGCTATGGTCAACTCCTGGTTTTGAGATGAAAATTTCCCTCTGTACTTTATATTTGTAGGGAGTGAgacagttctttttttatttctcggCAAACTTTCAAACTGGTGTCAAATGTGACGCATGTGCTGAATGTTCTATCAGTCACTTTTTTCGTCATTTATATGTAGCACAAATCAAGAACTGTGTAATACAAGGTTGCTATTTACATATGCCCCTCTTCCATGCAGACGATTGGAGAGAAAAGAGATGCGTTGGCAATAATCAGAAACTGAAAGCAGGAGAATGAATTGCACTATACTCTTCTCTCTGGCAAAGCCTCGAACCCACGGCCACTCGCTGGGGAGAGCTGCCCGCCAAGCCTCGGGGAGGCACGCTGCTATTACATACGCCTGCGCCCCAATACAAACATTGACCCAGTCAATTACAGCGCCCCGCATGAAGTTGCTGATCGTGGGGCCAAGCGGATCCCCCGGGGGGCTGTCTTTAAAGAGCCTCTTTTCAGCGATCGGAAGTCGGCGCGAACCAGGTGCGCCTGGCCATTAGCTCAGTATTACAGTGCCGGATCAAGATCTTATACCACAGGTTATGTCACTTTTGAGTTTCTGGtgacatgttgttttttatgctgtatcttttttttttaaatcagtttctctcagtgttgtcaaaacaagaaaacattctGGAATGTAATGAGAACTGGGAGGCTCTCCCTTCTGAACTGAAAAagatatgaaatgtaaattcggtgtataaaaaaaataaatgatggtTACGCAATAGACAAAAGAGAAGTTagataattcattttaattttagaacGTTATTTCCAATTTCATTTCCAGACTAAAAAATACTGTAACCGGCCACGTCGTAGTTGAAAATTACGTTTGCAATTATGTTTAGTCGTATCATTCAAAGGTTATCCTCGTAACTCTGACCTAATCGTATGTAATGAACCTAATCTAAGAATTGCGAAAcggccatttttaaaaatctacgAGAGAATAAAGCGGCACTTTCTTTGCAAGATAATCGCCACAGTCTTGAGCTTTGGTGAAATCAGTTGCGCCATTCATTCCCGGGAAttcatgcccccctccccctataACTGTGCCAAAGGCCAGCAGACGGGGGGGGGCGCCCAAAGATCGTTACGCTCACAGCTCAACCTCTGTTACGTCAATTGCTGTAGTTTGAGCTGAAACGGCGTGAGAATTTCGCGATACGACGGTCGTACCCTAAACATCACGACGATCGATATCACAACGTTGTCTTTTATGACACTTATCTTACTTGCAATCAAACTGTTGCAAATCAAACATTTAGAAAGAGCTGAGAAGGAGTGGGGGGAAATTACACCTCGGTCCACCTGCTCTGAAGAGCTGCGTCGTTTTGTTATTGCTCCCAATATTTTTTGACGGGACTCATGGTAATACCTGGTCGTGTGACGACATTACGTATCACGGTATAAAGTTTGATTTATTACATTGCAGTTGCGTAATTTAATATCGCAGTATACCGTTGTACCGCCATACAGTTTCAGTCCCTGGGAATGGCGGGGTCCTCCTCCCTTTTCCCCAGCTCTCCTTTGCTCTCTTTCCCTGATCATCCATGGATGCTAAGCTGCTCAGGGTGGGTTAGACAGCTGGTTTAGCGGCTTATAATAGTGGTCCCACATCCAGTTTATtgccccctgccctcccctggATCCACTTCACACCCCTGCGCCCTCACCTGAGCTTCTCCTTCCTGTCGCCCATCCCGTGTTCATTTAATTATTGCCCAGGGTCAGCTTAAGACAAACATTTACCTTTCTGCTAATTAAAGATTACACGCCAAATGCGATTAGGGAACCCCGCGCTGGGCCGCAGGTGTCATTATTGTAGGTAAACACGCAGCCCTCGAGGACGATCCTTTCGGCTGCAACTTCCAGGGATCCCTCGGATAAAAACAACTGCACGGTTGTCGCCCAGAAGGAGAGCTGCTTGCGTGTGAGCGCCACATCGCTGTAATAAGAAGGAGAGCTGCTTGCGTGTGAGCGCCACATCGCTGTAATAAGTGTCTCGTCAAGCAGTCGGTGGCTTAAACAAGGCTGCCAGAGTGAAAAACACCCATTTAGTTTGTATCTTGAGCAGTGAATGCATCTAGTATGTTGGGGCTTTGCCTTGATGTGAAAACTGTTCAGACGTCACATCAGGGCACAAAAAAGGGGTCAGGGTAGCCTCAGAGGGCAACATTGTAGGCCTAGGgtgtgattaaaaaaaggtACCTCTTCCATGCTCTGTCTAGCTGAGTGGCTCAAGAGCGGATGTGTGGACACCCAAGGCCTGACACAACCATCAGCCAATGGGTGTTGCCATTGTCACAGCACCCATGGTCACATTTTTTAGCAGAACTGCTTTGACTTAACATTGTGTTACCTCAGATCAACAGGACACAGAAGATTGGCAATATTATAGTGTCATTCTGCTCATATTTACTGATCCTTAATCATCCGGATGGGCCACGCCATGCGCTGTAGCCACCGTTTCAGACGAGCCGCATGACCATTGAATTTGTGCAGAATCCGCATCACTCTAGTCCACACCGTTCAACAGTGTAACGCATTGCACGGACTAAGCAGAGCCTTTTCTGAGAGGCTTAAGCTGAAAATTGCATTTGCAGTGGATCACGGGGCGGATCACCAGTGCCATAATGACCAATGAACACGTTGGATCAACATATGGGGCCGCAGCGGCGGCGGCATTCGAGGTCGGAAAGAGTGCCGTACGGCATTAATTAGACAAAAGCGAGTCTCGGGATTTGCACACATCAGCAGACAGCTGGCGTTTCAGACATGGGTCAGAGTGCAAGCTTAGTTCAGAGGGTAAAGTGGGGTCACAGAgttgggggggagagagagagagaatccgGGGAAGGCAATTTGCAATGGGGGCGTAAGCCGTTTATCGGCATGACTAAATAAACTGGGCTAAATAAACGGAGCTCAGGTTCAGGGAGAGGGGACTCGGACTTTTGCCTGTGTGGTCAGTCGCTGCACTTGTCAATGACAAAGACAGCAGAGTCTCCTGGGTAGCGAGAGAGGGCATCATATGTAATGGACAAAGGGGACCTTATCCTGGTGGAGAGGCATGGAGAAAAACCAGTGAGTGAGTCCAGAGCAGGTTGGCATCAGTGGCCTGTCACCTGCTGCCTTGCCTTGCCCTCTCTTGAGCCACTGTCCGCTACAGCAGAAACAAGAGGCCGCCGTGTGACAACGTGAGTGGCGGCCACCAATCACACGTTTCAGCACTGGGCAGCAGCCTCGCCCTGGTCAACCTACACTGTCATGTGACCCACTCACGTGACAGGTCCGGTTAGCTACGGTCAGTTTATaatctaaaaacaaaatggctgaacaAAATGGCTCAAGGTGGTCTGTCTTCAAATACTAACATCTGATATTAATAACGCttctaaatttttttttttcgtgattTAAAATCATGGTTGTAACCAGGAATGGTGTGGTCAGCTTCACATTTTGGATACTTGATATTCAATATGGTAATGATACAGGCTCACTCTCCAAAGGAGTTTGTGGTATGGGAGGACGAGGATGTCTTTGGTTTATTAACAGTAAAAATGGGTCATGTTCAAACATGAAGTAACTCACGCACCTTCACAGACTGGTAGTTGCCTGACCGACAACTGGAACACCTTCTGCCACATCACTCATTATGCTGACAAATTACTGCGCGATGCACATGAATACGTGTGCTGGAGTATCAGGAAAAGTAGTCCGGCTTGACATCATGGGGTCATTGGGAAGGGACTGCAGTTCTGTTCCGGCATGGCCTTCCAGTACTCGGCTTGGCAACTTCTGGGAGCATGGAagacagtgcatttttttccattagtataaatatttttcccaCAGAATACTTCCTCCAGCTCTAGGAAGCCTAAGCATCACTCACCCTACTGGCATACACCAAGAGGTCTTGCAAGTTCAAGAACTTTCAGACTCGTGAGAGGTCAGCATCACATGGAGTTCGTTTTGGTTCTGAACTAACCGTAGCTtgttaatatatgtattttttgtaattaaatttgcaaataaaaaagtaaaaaaacgAACATTTTCACTGGATTTCATTATGTCATATTGTGAAACTTGTAAGTCTGCATTTAACAAAGAAGGAAGACATTTCTGCTTTGCGTACTTGGCCAGCTATAATAACTGCAAAAAGCTGCATTAGTCCAGCACCTTCAGTGCTTGACCACCTAGTAAGAAGAGTGAACAAATAACTGAGGACACTTTGATTGCATGGAGATGACATAGGTTCACAAAGCatgttgtgcattttgaaaGGCCAAGGTTATGAAGAACATCATCTTCTTTCTTTGGCTCTCTGATCTGATGTTTTCCAtcaaatattcagatatttGGATATTGCTCTTTTCATGTTAAATTTCCCCTCTCCATCAAAGTATCATCCcctatatacactatatacacaTGCAATCACCTATGACTTCGTAGGTGATCTTCACATCCGGACAGGACAGACCAATGGTAAGATGATCCTTTTTAATGATATCACCTTTACCAAGTTAATGGCTTCTCCGTCTGACTTATATTGTGTGTTCACTCCGGGACCATGTACTTTGGAAAGCTGCACAAATTCTCTCAGATTAATAAGCAGTTGCAAAGCAGACTTCAAGATACACAGTTTACaacactgcaggaaaaaaaagtgtatgtaCTTCTTAAAAGAGACGATATACATAGGCATTTCCACTTAATTAACTGGGGTATCAGTTAACATATAATGCAGTGTCTGACCAGTGAACTTGGTAAGTGCAGCATTATCTAATGCCTAATAGGGCCATGCCAAAAAAAGTGTATCGGTCTAAGGTGATTAAGGTGGACTGACTCAACAGGTCAGAATGATCAGCAATCAGCTTTGCTCTGGCCCACTTTATTCGATAAATCCTTTAAGGTCATTAGAAAAACAGCTATCGGCTTTAAACTTGCATATCTTGATAAGTAACCAGAATCTTTAAGCCAACTGGCAGCATAAAGGGCCATGTGCATGTTGCACTTCCTTAGGCATGctaactcacacactcacagtgtacCGAAAGTGCACGTGTTCTCTCTACAGGCATGACTCATGCAACACTATTAATAAACTGTTTTCTTTGGCACccgtttatgtttttttctttgttttcccaGCAAATTATCAGACTCAATATGCAACGTTCTGCAAAACTCTGGGACCTCTTTCGAAACTTTTACCCAATAATGTATGCATTCCCAGTTGTAGTTCAGAATCGAATTGTAACAAAATTACCCAGGCCTTTAGATCTCAGTGTTGAAGATTCATTGTGTTCTATGAGATGAAACACGGGATCATTTTCAGTGCCTGAAATAAGGTTCAGGGTAGAATCAGTTGTTCTAGCAGTAGAGATTGTGGGCATCGACTCACCAACTTTTTTACATTCGTCCCAAGTGACAGCAAAGTGGTCAATCACTTTACCATTCAAAAATACTACAGACAAAAATTACGAAGACGACGGTGAATCATTGAACTAGCGATATTTAGTTCCGCTTGGAGTGTGTTTCTGGACGGAATATAGGCTTGTTACATAAGGAAATACAGCGTCTCAGCTGTGAGGCTGTCACGCAGACAAACGACATGAATGCTTAACCTTTGCAGGCGAAATGGCATATAGGTTATGTATGGGCTATGGATATGTCGTTTGCCGTGTGAAATCTAGTAAAGTAATGAATGACTTCGGGCGTATAGAGCTAGCGCAGCGATCGCTtgaaaagctagctagctagctagcgtaCGACTTGCTCATACGATGACAATGAAGCGTAATTACACAGTGTTGACCATCTAACGTTCGCTTTAGGTATGGATCCAAAGCATAAAGAATTTCTGAGAAAACATAGACTGGACTTGTCCAATCAGATCTTAACTGACGAAACGATAGTTCAGTACCTTTACCAGGAAGGCATTTTAACGGAGAGCCAGGTAGAAGAGATACAAGCGCAGACGACCAACAAAAAGAAGACTTTGAAGTTGCTTGACATTCTTCCCACCCGAGGCCCGCATGCTTTCGGGGCGTTTCTGAAATCCCTGGAAGAGGACTTTATATGGGTAAAAGAGAGTCTGCAGCAGGATCTGCAGGGCGCAGAAGCACATGAGCCGAGTCCAACAGGTGAGACGTCTGTAGGGTTGTAGAGCGGCAGTGCAGCGtggtgttaaggagcaggctcgtaactgaaagcTTACTGGTTCGagtccccactggggcactgctgctgtacgtttgggcaaggtacttggataaaattgtaacctgtgtaagtcgctctgcataagagcgtgTATTAAATGACACTGATGTATGTAATGTCTGTAACTCTGTCAAAGTGTCACCCCTGCTGTTTAAAACCTGCAACCGAAACGCTTTTTAACAAATACGCCAAGTTTCTCGGGGGCACGAATAGCGCATCTCCCGTGTTCCGTTATCTGCAGGcacatttgcataaaataactCTGGCACTTGATTTCAACACGAGGCTACTTCACAATGCATTTGCCAACATTAAGTAAAACACGCACAGACAATCAAGAGGCGCATCTTCAAGCAGACACTTCCTAGTGTCTCCTGTTGTGTCATGTAACTTACCCTGGGGGTGTTATCATTTTAGCACCTGAGCTATGTTAGCATGCAAGTTTCTCGGAAATGAAACCCTCAGAACTACAGTGTAACACAGAACGAACACCAGGTTTAATGACAATGAAACGAGGGGATGCgcatgtgttattttttatggtgtgtgtgtgtgtgtgtgtggactggcAGAATTGCTACATGTTGTATACATGTTGTGTATACCTGGAACACACGCCAAGGAATGTGCGATACAAAGTCCAAGGCCGTCAGTGTCCTAACTTTGGCCCTGTTGAAGGCACAAGCTTCTAGTGGACTATTTCTGTCTTATCATCCCCATCCTTAgtgatgtataaatgtttttcaagTTAAAGGACACAGCAAATTGCCTGTGGTTATAATTAACTGATATAATTAACATATTGGCTACAATATGATGGCTTTTCTGCTAGTTGGACAGGACAGACCAAAGGTTGAGCAGGGCGATTTGCATTTAAACAAGCCAATTTAGAACAGTGTGGTTGGTGTTTACGCTGTTGCAGTACCAACAATCCTGAACTGGACTGATTATTTGTTTGTAATCTATTCAAAAGTGTTCATATTAAACTCTAATCTCTCAGTTCCTCGTTTAAGGCTCAGCCTTCCAATGGGATAGTGTGACCTTACTCACAAatccacagtgacagtgttttGCAACAGGCTCCAATGAGCAGATGGATTGCTAGGCTGAAGAGGCTCTCCAGTGGTCGGAGGACAGCCCAAAGGTGAGAGGTATGATTAAGGGTAATGGAGGATTTGCTAGGCTtgatggagaagaagaaggaggagataCAAGAGGATGCAAAGCAGTCCTAAGTTTGACTGTTTGTCACGTGAATGCATGAATTTGTGTCTGAATTCTTGATGAATTGAGTTTAGATGGTACAGAAGTAAAGGTTTGTAAGGTGTCTGGCCTTTGAGTCGTTGTGGTTGTTTCTGTGGGACAGGCCCCAAGGTGCTGTGTTGGTGTGGGGTATGCCATGATAGCCCTGCTGTCCCATTTACTATGTAGGTTAAGCTATTTGTGCGTCTAGTCAGACAAATGACAAGTGACCAGGGTGGTGACTCCTACAAATGACCAGTAGCAGTCTTGTTTTACATGTGTAGGAGCCATTTGTTTGTCCTGTTAGAAATTGGACTCTTAATTGACAGCGACAGTTTCAATATTTCggcaacagaaaacaatatttgaCAAGTTTAGCACAATTTCAGGCAATGGGGGAACGGCCGGAGAAACCCAGGTGGAGCGAGACGAGGGGAACTTCCGAGAAAAGGCGCCCGTCCTGGCCGAGCGTTGATCCGCCGCAGCTGTTGAGTTCCTGCCATCAGCGTTTAGCGCCCAAGCACTGTGGGTCACTGGAGCGAGAGCCTGAACCCACACCGCGGCGGTGGAGGGGTGCCAGAAACCACACGGGGGGCCCGCGGCGTCCCGGCTCACCGCCTGGCATCCGAGATAGCAGCGGTGCGTCGGGCTGGCACCCACGCGTCCGGTTTTGGCTATCGCCTGTCCCGCCTGTTTACAGGCTGAGCACTGAGGCGTAAGCGACCTGATGAGTTTATACACGTTCGCGAGCGCTAATCTGACGCACAGCAGAGAGCTTTGCTGCAACTTCTCTAAACGTTACAGAACCCCCCCATAGGACGGAAACGCTGAGAAGGGCATCTCTAACAGACCAGTTATGATGTTTCTTTCCTCATCTGAAGCATTATTGTTTCATTGAGAATGTCGTCAGCCCAGAGCAAGGGACCGAAGGCAAGAAAGGAGTATGAACGTATGTATTCAGTCCAATCAAAATGCAAGGCCAAACAGGGGTTTGAGGGCCCAGTTCCTGGCGTGCCACATTCTTGTATGTTTTGTAGGACTGTCGACATAAGCAAATGCTGAGTGCAATGAGGACGCGATCACTCGCGCCAACATAGCCCGCCGATTGGTCGAGCTGCACAGTGAGGGATGGGgcaaagcaaaaggaaaacaaaaaaaaaaaaggaaggaaacaaatcaaaaataaccACTCCAAAACAGACGCTTTTCTGACGCTCTGGGGACAAGCTGTTTCCACACCAGTTCTCGGCGCACTACCCACACGTTTCACAGAGCTTTGCACGTCGGGTCAGCCAGCCGATTTGGCATCAAGGCAGAGCCAGCTTATTCAGGGGGCACAAAAGCACCAGTAGCTTTTCCAAACTTGGTGCGGAGGGGACAGCCTGACGTAGATCACGCGTGCGTAAAACATCGCCTCGCGCCTGTACTGCGTtatgtgttttgctttgaagGTTACTCCCCGCTTGCATAAACcgagctttaaaaaaaaaaaaacatactgtttgGAGTGTTTCAAGCCTCCTTCTCGGCTctcagcttcctgtttcccatGAAAGTTCCATTAATTCTCAGCACTGCCTTCAAGGTCAAATGCCCTATTCTGCATCCTCCTTTCTAGGGAAAATATAATGAAAGCCATTTGTTGACTgttctccccccctccctctctctctccctccctctctctctctcctcattcctTTATCCGGAGTGAAGCctttttattgacttttttctgTGGCAGTTTTGATAAGCCAgagaaatcatttaaaaaaaaaaaaaagtgtcagaaAATTGTGACACTTTGTAGATAAAGGCCTTTCACCTTAGCTTTCTATGCAGTAGGACAGGCTGAAACGTATTTCAACACTTTTGTCACTATATGATTTTATCACTGTATCgtttttctgtgaattatgtGTGCCTGTAGTACAATTCTGGCCtctttttatatgcatttacCAGTGCAGATGCTTTAATTGCTTTGCAGATTAAATCTCGCTGCCAAGGAAAGCATAATTGTTCTCGGTAATTGGTGACTCGGCGTCCTTCTTTagccaaaaaaaggaaaaaattgtCTTTAAAACAGCCTCGTCGCAGCGCACAAGGGAAGACATCCGTCAGTTAAATCGATTTGCACGGATCAAAGCTCAGCGGGGCCGCGATCGATTTTCGCACGGGGCCCCATTTAAGGAGAGGGGGTTTGGATGAGGATTGAAAATTTCCAGGAAAGCCTATTGTCCTCAGAAGTCGCCCTCCCCGTAAATCGAATTAGGGGGCAGCGCGAGGTAAATTGTTCTTTGGGTATTTGCACACTATGATTTATCCCCTCTTAACAAAAACCTCCCATTGTTCCCGTGCCCGCCCGTGAGGAGGAAGGAACACTCCAACACTCTCCCCAGAtgcctggggagggggggggggcacggagCTGCGTTGTACTCCCAAACAGGATGCCAGTCATCCAAAGGACCCTCACCCCAaacctcacccccaccccccaccccacgcctGTCAGTAACGATCATCCCGGGCTTGGAACCCACAACCTCCTGACATCAGACCAGTCCCCGAAACAGGGCACGGAAATCTCTTTTCGTTGTTGAGTGCCATTTGTGAGGATTTAGGCCCCCGCCGCACGCAATCACCTGCTTTATGTCTGCGGTAGGTGAGCTGAGGTCCACGCTACACTCCAAGAGAAGCAATGAATTATCTCCAGCACTGTTGCTCTTTGTTAGTACTGTTATACtgataattctttttttttcccaggagaGGAACGGACCAAACAGGCCTAGCAAGTTTAGAgaggctgaaatgaaaaacagtactagtgttttttttttttttttgtaaagataGTTCCACACTGGAACAGTTTGTGCTCAGACCAGACCCTTTAGCAGACCCTGTTTGTGGATCTGGAAAGCCACACAGGACTTGCCCTGGGGGAGGGTTCTGCTAACACATGTTCTTTCTGATGACTAAACAGGAGACTTTGGGTGCTTTTTCTTGATTCAcagagatccccccccccctctacacacacacacacacacacacacacacagatgagtTTTGGCCCCAACCCAACTTGAAATGATTCACTCCTGGGGCCGAGACAGCAAGTCCTGACTCTTTCCTAGGAAATGTGTGGTTGTTATACATGTGCTCTGTCGCTGGCCTGTTTACAAGGGCTTCCCTGAAAAGGAGAACTGCTTCTGAGCTCTGCGTACCTGGG carries:
- the cradd gene encoding death domain-containing protein CRADD — its product is MDPKHKEFLRKHRLDLSNQILTDETIVQYLYQEGILTESQVEEIQAQTTNKKKTLKLLDILPTRGPHAFGAFLKSLEEDFIWVKESLQQDLQGAEAHEPSPTEICEIPEETLRKVPTDQELNRLAGQLGPEWESVLLDLGLSAGQVFRCRANHPLNLQSQVLAGLVLWKQASGRGATVRRLLRSLEACQIHPSVLEEVFR